A part of Escherichia marmotae genomic DNA contains:
- a CDS encoding DUF4862 family protein: protein MKANNAGYIIGAYPCAPSFHQRSEEEEKEFWRQLSETPDIRGLEQPCLENFHPLGDQWLLRHTPESWQFVVTAVMETMRRRSENNGFGLASSDEEQRKACVAYYRHLFNKINSLPANKVLALEIQAAPLATNPNVMQATDAFARSLKEIANWDWPCKLVLEHCDAMTSPAPRKGFLPLENVLDVIADYDISVCINWARSAIEGRNTTLPLTHALMAKQAGKLGALMFSGTTLNGEYGEWQDLHAPFAPFCPQSLMTTKHVSELFNVAEPSTLQFSGIKLLEIHATADVHHRIEILRNGIHSMNECR from the coding sequence ATGAAAGCGAATAATGCCGGTTATATTATCGGCGCGTATCCCTGTGCACCTTCTTTTCACCAAAGAAGTGAAGAGGAAGAGAAGGAATTCTGGCGACAATTATCAGAGACCCCTGATATTCGCGGTCTGGAACAACCCTGCCTGGAAAATTTCCATCCTCTTGGCGATCAATGGTTACTCCGTCATACGCCAGAGAGTTGGCAATTTGTCGTCACCGCAGTAATGGAAACCATGCGTCGCCGCAGCGAAAACAACGGTTTTGGTCTCGCCTCCAGCGACGAAGAACAACGCAAGGCGTGCGTGGCGTACTACCGCCACCTGTTCAATAAAATCAACTCATTACCGGCTAATAAAGTGCTCGCACTTGAGATCCAGGCTGCACCATTAGCAACCAATCCCAATGTTATGCAAGCGACAGACGCTTTTGCCCGCTCGTTGAAAGAAATCGCCAACTGGGACTGGCCGTGCAAACTGGTGCTGGAACACTGCGACGCCATGACCTCCCCCGCTCCGCGTAAAGGTTTTTTGCCGTTAGAAAATGTTCTGGATGTCATTGCTGATTATGACATCAGCGTCTGTATCAACTGGGCACGTTCGGCCATTGAAGGACGCAATACCACATTACCGCTTACCCATGCCCTGATGGCAAAACAGGCCGGGAAACTCGGTGCGCTGATGTTCTCAGGAACAACACTCAACGGAGAATATGGTGAATGGCAAGACTTACACGCGCCATTCGCTCCTTTCTGCCCGCAAAGCCTGATGACCACAAAACATGTTAGCGAGTTATTTAATGTGGCAGAACCATCAACATTGCAATTTTCTGGCATCAAGTTATTAGAAATCCATGCTACTGCTGATGTTCATCACCGTATCGAAATATTACGTAACGGCATTCACTCTATGAATGAATGTCGTTAA
- the yiaM gene encoding 2,3-diketo-L-gulonate TRAP transporter small permease YiaM: MKRMLEGILAVIIAILSCIIFINIILRYGFHTSILSIDELSRLLFVWLTFIGAIVAFMDNSHVQVTFLVEKLSPTNQQRVSLLTHTLILLLCLGLAWGAIEKTAQDWSNLSPILGVPVGLMYAAAIPTSLIIALLELRHLYRQLTSAPSRNQQGA, encoded by the coding sequence ATGAAACGGATGCTCGAAGGCATTCTTGCGGTCATCATCGCAATACTGTCTTGTATTATTTTTATTAATATAATTCTTCGATATGGATTTCACACAAGCATATTATCGATTGATGAATTATCCCGACTTTTATTTGTCTGGTTAACATTTATTGGCGCTATCGTGGCGTTTATGGACAACAGCCATGTACAGGTTACTTTCTTAGTCGAAAAACTCTCACCCACTAATCAACAACGTGTTTCGCTGCTAACCCATACGCTTATTTTATTGCTTTGCCTGGGCCTGGCCTGGGGGGCAATAGAAAAAACAGCGCAAGACTGGAGTAACTTATCGCCCATTCTCGGCGTACCTGTTGGCTTAATGTATGCCGCCGCAATCCCCACTAGCCTGATTATCGCATTGCTGGAATTGCGCCATTTATACCGGCAGTTAACAAGTGCCCCCAGCCGAAACCAACAAGGAGCCTGA
- the yiaN gene encoding 2,3-diketo-L-gulonate TRAP transporter large permease YiaN, whose translation MTILIFIVSLLGAIAIGIPIAWALLLCGISLMFWMDIFDVQILAQTLVNGADSFSLLAIPFFVLAGEIMNAGGLSQRIVDLPMKLVGHRPGGLGYVGVLAAMIMASLSGSAVADTAAVAALLVPMMRQANYPVNRAAGLIGSGGIIAAIIPPSIPLIIFGVSSGLSISKLFMAGIAPGIMMGITLMITWWWQAKRLNLPCQPKASLREVWQSLVSGIWALFLPIIIIGGFRSGLFTPTEAGAVAAFYALFVSVVVYREMTFATLYHVLVNAAKTTSVVMFLVASAAVSAWLITIAELPMMVSELLQPLVDSPRLLFIVIMLAIMVISTVMDLTPTVLILTPVLMPLVKEAGIDPVYFGIMFIINCSISLITPPVGNVLNVICGVAKLKFDDAVKGVAPYVMVLFMLLALFIFIPELITAPLKWMS comes from the coding sequence ATGACAATCCTTATATTTATTGTCAGTTTGTTAGGGGCTATCGCCATTGGTATTCCCATCGCCTGGGCATTATTACTGTGTGGCATTTCATTGATGTTCTGGATGGATATCTTTGATGTGCAAATTCTGGCGCAAACACTGGTCAATGGTGCAGACAGCTTCTCCCTGTTAGCCATCCCCTTCTTTGTACTGGCGGGTGAGATCATGAACGCGGGCGGCCTGTCGCAACGTATTGTCGACTTGCCGATGAAACTGGTAGGCCACAGACCGGGAGGTCTGGGTTACGTCGGCGTTCTTGCTGCGATGATCATGGCAAGCCTTTCTGGTTCTGCGGTTGCCGATACCGCTGCCGTCGCGGCACTGTTGGTACCGATGATGCGTCAGGCCAACTATCCGGTAAACCGCGCCGCCGGGCTTATCGGATCGGGCGGTATTATCGCGGCCATTATTCCGCCATCTATTCCACTCATTATCTTCGGTGTCTCCAGTGGGTTATCCATCAGCAAACTGTTTATGGCTGGCATTGCGCCGGGCATCATGATGGGCATCACGCTGATGATTACCTGGTGGTGGCAGGCAAAACGGCTAAACCTGCCTTGCCAGCCGAAAGCCTCGCTGCGGGAAGTCTGGCAATCTTTAGTTTCCGGTATTTGGGCACTCTTTTTGCCAATAATTATTATTGGCGGTTTCCGTTCGGGATTATTCACACCAACAGAAGCTGGCGCGGTTGCGGCATTCTACGCCTTGTTTGTCTCGGTGGTGGTCTATCGCGAAATGACGTTCGCCACGCTTTACCATGTTTTGGTTAACGCGGCGAAAACCACTTCCGTGGTGATGTTCCTGGTGGCTTCCGCAGCGGTATCCGCATGGCTAATCACCATTGCTGAACTGCCGATGATGGTATCGGAGTTATTACAACCGTTGGTTGACTCGCCTCGCTTATTATTCATCGTAATTATGCTCGCCATTATGGTGATCAGTACAGTCATGGATTTAACTCCTACCGTATTAATTCTTACGCCGGTATTAATGCCATTAGTAAAAGAAGCGGGAATAGATCCTGTCTATTTTGGCATTATGTTTATTATTAACTGCTCAATTTCGCTAATTACGCCCCCGGTTGGTAACGTACTTAACGTCATATGCGGTGTTGCGAAGCTTAAATTTGACGATGCTGTAAAAGGCGTTGCGCCTTACGTCATGGTTTTATTCATGTTGTTAGCATTATTTATTTTTATCCCAGAATTAATTACCGCCCCACTAAAATGGATGAGCTAA
- the yiaO gene encoding 2,3-diketo-L-gulonate TRAP transporter substrate-binding protein YiaO, which translates to MKLRSVTYALLIAGVATFSTSSLAAQSLRFGYETSQTDSQHIAAKKFNELLQEKTKGELKLKLFPDSTLGNAQAMISGVRGGTIDMEMSGSNNFAGLSPVINLLDVPFLFRDTAHAHKTLDGKVGDELKASLEGKGLKVLAYWENGWRDVTNSRAPVKTPADLKGLKIRTNNSPMNIAAFKVFGANPIPMPFAEVYTGLETRTIDAQEHPINVVWSAKFYEVQKHLSLTHHAYSPLLVVINKAKFDGLSPQMQEALVSSAQEAGSYQRKLVAEDQQKIIDGMKDAGVEVITDLDRKAFSDALGTQIRDMFVKDVPQGADLLKAVDEVQ; encoded by the coding sequence ATGAAATTACGTTCTGTAACCTACGCTTTATTAATTGCCGGAGTGGCTACATTCAGTACATCTTCTCTGGCGGCACAATCATTACGTTTCGGTTATGAAACATCACAAACCGATTCGCAACATATTGCGGCAAAAAAATTCAATGAATTATTGCAAGAGAAAACCAAAGGTGAGCTGAAATTAAAACTGTTCCCGGACAGTACCCTCGGCAATGCACAGGCGATGATCAGTGGTGTGCGCGGTGGCACCATTGATATGGAGATGTCCGGCTCGAATAACTTTGCGGGACTCTCACCCGTGATAAACCTGCTGGATGTACCTTTCCTGTTCCGCGATACCGCCCACGCGCATAAAACCCTCGATGGCAAAGTGGGCGACGAGTTGAAAGCCTCCCTCGAAGGCAAAGGACTGAAAGTACTGGCGTACTGGGAAAACGGCTGGCGTGATGTGACTAACTCTCGCGCGCCGGTAAAAACCCCTGCAGACCTGAAAGGACTGAAGATTCGCACCAACAACAGCCCGATGAATATCGCCGCATTTAAAGTGTTCGGTGCCAACCCAATCCCGATGCCATTTGCTGAAGTCTATACCGGCCTGGAAACTCGCACCATCGACGCGCAAGAGCATCCGATCAACGTCGTCTGGTCAGCAAAATTTTACGAAGTACAAAAGCACCTTTCTCTGACACATCACGCTTATTCACCGCTTCTGGTGGTGATCAACAAAGCGAAGTTTGATGGCTTAAGCCCGCAGATGCAGGAAGCTCTGGTCTCCTCCGCGCAAGAAGCGGGTAGCTACCAGCGCAAACTGGTTGCTGAAGATCAGCAAAAAATCATCGACGGTATGAAAGACGCCGGTGTAGAAGTCATCACCGATCTTGACCGCAAAGCCTTTAGCGACGCCCTGGGTACTCAGATCCGCGACATGTTTGTTAAAGATGTTCCGCAGGGTGCTGATCTGCTGAAAGCCGTGGATGAGGTGCAATAA
- a CDS encoding FGGY-family carbohydrate kinase — translation MTQYWLGLDCGGSWLKAGLYDREGREAGVQRLPLCALSPQPGWVERDMAELWQCCTSVIRDLLANTGVSGAQIVGIGISAQGKGLFLLDKNNNPLGNAILSSDRRAMAIVRRWQEEDVPEKLYPLTRQTLWTGHPVSLLRWLKEHEPERYAQIGCVMMTHDYLRWCLTGVKGCEESNISESNLYNMSSGQYDPRLTDWLGISEINHALPPVVGSAEICGEITAQTAELTGLEAGTPVVGGLFDVVSTALCAGIDDEFTLNAVMGTWAVTSGITSGLRDGEAHPYVYGRYVNDGEFIVHEASPTSSGNLEWFTAQWGGISFDEINQAVASLPKANGTLFFLPFLYGSNAGLEMTSGFYGMQAIHTRAHLLQAIYEGVVFSHMTHLNRMRERFTDVHTLRVTGGPAHSDVWMQMLADVSGLRIELPQVEETGCFGAALAARVGTGVYRNFNEAQRSLQHPVRTLLPDMTAHQHYQQKYQRYQHLIAAIQGYHVHIKEHHL, via the coding sequence ATGACGCAATACTGGCTGGGGTTAGATTGTGGCGGTAGCTGGCTAAAAGCCGGACTGTATGACCGCGAAGGCCGGGAGGCGGGCGTGCAGCGCCTGCCGCTGTGCGCATTAAGCCCGCAGCCAGGTTGGGTAGAGCGCGATATGGCAGAACTGTGGCAATGCTGCACTTCCGTCATTCGCGATCTGCTTGCAAATACCGGTGTCAGTGGTGCTCAAATTGTCGGCATCGGCATTTCAGCACAAGGTAAGGGATTGTTTCTACTAGATAAAAATAACAACCCGCTCGGTAACGCCATTTTATCCTCTGACCGCCGGGCGATGGCAATCGTTCGTCGCTGGCAGGAAGAAGACGTACCGGAAAAGCTCTACCCACTGACCCGACAAACGCTGTGGACCGGGCATCCTGTGTCGCTGCTACGTTGGCTGAAAGAGCACGAACCAGAACGCTATGCACAAATTGGCTGCGTGATGATGACACATGACTACCTGCGCTGGTGTTTAACCGGCGTAAAAGGCTGCGAAGAGAGCAATATTTCGGAGTCCAATCTCTACAACATGAGCAGCGGGCAATATGACCCACGCCTCACCGACTGGCTGGGGATCAGTGAAATCAATCACGCCCTGCCGCCTGTTGTCGGTTCAGCCGAAATTTGCGGGGAAATCACCGCTCAGACAGCCGAATTGACCGGTCTGGAAGCGGGTACGCCCGTTGTCGGCGGTCTGTTTGATGTGGTTTCCACCGCGCTCTGCGCCGGGATCGACGACGAATTTACCCTCAACGCAGTGATGGGCACCTGGGCGGTGACCAGCGGTATTACATCAGGTCTGCGTGACGGCGAAGCGCATCCGTATGTCTATGGCCGCTACGTCAACGACGGTGAGTTCATCGTTCACGAAGCCAGCCCGACCTCCTCCGGCAATCTCGAATGGTTTACCGCGCAGTGGGGAGGAATCTCATTTGATGAAATCAACCAGGCCGTTGCCAGCTTGCCAAAAGCCAATGGCACTCTCTTTTTTCTGCCATTCCTGTACGGCAGCAACGCCGGACTCGAGATGACCAGCGGTTTCTACGGTATGCAGGCGATACACACCCGCGCACATCTGTTGCAGGCCATTTATGAAGGTGTGGTGTTCAGTCACATGACGCATCTCAACCGGATGCGTGAACGTTTTACCGATGTGCATACCCTTCGCGTCACTGGTGGCCCTGCGCATTCTGATGTCTGGATGCAAATGCTGGCAGATGTCAGCGGCTTACGCATTGAACTGCCGCAGGTAGAAGAAACCGGATGTTTTGGCGCGGCGCTTGCCGCCCGCGTCGGTACGGGGGTTTATCGCAATTTCAATGAAGCCCAGCGCAGCTTGCAGCATCCGGTACGCACACTGCTACCGGACATGACCGCACATCAGCATTACCAACAAAAATATCAACGCTATCAACATTTAATTGCCGCAATTCAGGGCTATCACGTCCATATCAAGGAGCATCATTTATGA
- the ulaD gene encoding 3-keto-L-gulonate-6-phosphate decarboxylase UlaD, with translation MSQPFLQLALDHSSLEAAQRDVTLLKDSVDIVEAGTILCLNEGLGAVRALREQCPNKIIVADWKVADAGETLAQQAFSAGANWMTIICAAPLATVEKGHAMAQRYGGEIQIELFGNWTLDDACDWYRIGVRQAIYHRGRDAQASGQQWGETDLARMKALSDIGLELSITGGITPADLPLFKDIRVKAFIAGRALTGAANPTQVAADFHAQIDTIWGGARA, from the coding sequence ATGAGCCAACCTTTTCTACAACTGGCCCTCGACCACTCATCGCTTGAAGCCGCACAGCGCGACGTGACGCTGTTAAAAGACAGCGTCGATATCGTCGAAGCGGGCACCATTCTCTGCTTAAACGAAGGGCTTGGCGCGGTGAGAGCCTTGCGTGAACAGTGCCCGAACAAAATCATCGTCGCTGACTGGAAAGTTGCCGACGCCGGTGAAACGCTCGCTCAACAGGCGTTTAGCGCGGGAGCCAACTGGATGACCATTATCTGCGCCGCACCGCTCGCCACGGTAGAAAAAGGCCATGCGATGGCGCAACGCTACGGCGGTGAAATTCAGATTGAACTATTCGGCAACTGGACGCTGGACGACGCCTGCGACTGGTATCGAATTGGCGTGCGACAAGCGATTTATCATCGTGGTCGCGACGCGCAGGCCAGCGGGCAGCAGTGGGGCGAGACCGATCTGGCACGTATGAAGGCACTTTCTGATATCGGCCTCGAACTTTCTATTACCGGCGGAATTACCCCTGCCGACCTGCCGCTATTTAAAGATATCCGCGTGAAGGCGTTTATTGCCGGGCGAGCGCTGACGGGCGCAGCAAATCCGACACAGGTTGCTGCCGATTTCCATGCGCAAATCGATACTATCTGGGGAGGCGCGCGTGCGTAA
- a CDS encoding L-ribulose-5-phosphate 3-epimerase translates to MRNHPLGIYEKALAKNLSWPERLVLTKSCGFDFVEMSVDETDERLARLDWSAAQRASLVTAMIETGVAIPSMCLSAHRRFPFGSRDEAVRQRAREIMSKAIRLARDLGIRTIQLAGYDVYYEDHDEGTQQRFAEGLAWAVEQAAASQVMLAVEIMDTAFMNSISKWKKWDEMLASPWFTVYPDVGNLSAWGNDVPAELKLGIDRIAAIHLKDTQPVTEQSPGQFRDVPFGEGCVDFVGIFKTLHELNYRGSFLIEMWTEKANEPVLEIIQARRWIEARMQEAGFIC, encoded by the coding sequence GTGCGTAATCATCCGTTAGGTATTTATGAAAAAGCACTGGCAAAAAATCTCTCCTGGCCAGAGCGGTTGGTGCTGACAAAAAGCTGCGGTTTTGATTTTGTCGAAATGTCGGTGGATGAAACTGATGAGCGTCTGGCGCGCCTTGACTGGAGCGCCGCACAAAGGGCTTCGCTGGTCACCGCGATGATCGAAACAGGCGTTGCCATTCCATCAATGTGCCTTTCTGCCCATCGCCGTTTTCCTTTTGGCAGCCGTGACGAGGCGGTACGCCAGCGAGCACGGGAGATCATGAGCAAAGCGATTCGTCTGGCACGCGATCTCGGTATTCGTACCATTCAACTGGCGGGCTACGACGTCTATTACGAAGACCATGACGAAGGCACACAGCAACGGTTTGCTGAAGGGCTGGCGTGGGCGGTTGAACAGGCGGCGGCATCGCAAGTGATGCTGGCGGTGGAGATTATGGACACCGCGTTTATGAACTCCATCAGCAAGTGGAAAAAATGGGATGAAATGCTCGCCTCGCCGTGGTTCACCGTCTACCCGGACGTCGGCAACCTTAGCGCCTGGGGCAATGATGTTCCCGCTGAACTGAAATTGGGGATTGACCGTATCGCGGCTATTCACCTGAAAGACACTCAACCAGTCACAGAGCAAAGCCCTGGTCAGTTTCGTGATGTGCCGTTTGGCGAAGGCTGCGTTGATTTCGTTGGCATCTTTAAAACGCTGCATGAACTGAATTATCGCGGTTCATTCCTGATTGAGATGTGGACAGAAAAAGCCAATGAGCCGGTGCTGGAAATTATTCAGGCGCGGCGCTGGATTGAAGCACGTATGCAGGAGGCCGGATTTATATGTTAG
- the araD gene encoding L-ribulose-5-phosphate 4-epimerase has product MLEQLKAEVLAANLALPAHHLVTFTWGNVSAVDETRQWMVIKPSGVEYDVMTADDMVVIEIASGKVVEGSKKPSSDTPTHLALYRRYAEISGIVHTHSRHATIWSQAGLDLPAWGTTHADYFYGAIPCTRLMTAKEINGEYEYQTGEVIIETFEERGRSPAQIPAVLVHSHGPFAWGKNAADAVHNAVVLEECAYMGLFSRQLAPQLPAMQNELLNKHYLRKHGANAYYGQ; this is encoded by the coding sequence ATGTTAGAGCAACTAAAAGCCGAAGTGCTGGCGGCGAACCTGGCGCTTCCCGCTCATCATCTGGTGACGTTCACCTGGGGCAATGTCAGCGCGGTAGACGAAACGCGACAATGGATGGTGATCAAGCCTTCCGGTGTCGAGTACGACGTGATGACCGCCGATGATATGGTGGTGATTGAAATAGCCAGCGGTAAGGTGGTGGAAGGCAGCAAAAAGCCCTCTTCCGACACGCCAACGCATCTGGCACTCTACCGTCGCTATGCAGAAATCAGCGGTATTGTGCATACCCACTCGCGCCACGCCACTATCTGGTCGCAGGCCGGGCTGGATCTCCCCGCCTGGGGCACCACGCACGCCGATTACTTCTATGGTGCCATCCCCTGCACGCGCCTGATGACCGCAAAGGAGATCAACGGCGAGTATGAATACCAGACCGGCGAAGTGATCATTGAAACTTTCGAAGAACGCGGCAGGAGTCCAGCGCAAATTCCGGCGGTGCTGGTGCATTCTCACGGCCCGTTCGCCTGGGGAAAAAATGCCGCCGATGCGGTGCATAATGCCGTAGTACTGGAAGAATGCGCCTATATGGGACTGTTCTCACGCCAGCTCGCGCCGCAGCTTCCTGCCATGCAAAACGAACTGCTGAATAAACACTACCTGCGTAAGCATGGGGCGAATGCTTATTACGGGCAGTAA
- a CDS encoding YiiG family protein — translation MKRNLLSSAIIVAIMALGITGCDDKKAETETPPPANSQPATPAPEAKPTEAPVAKAEAKPETPAQPVVDEQAVFNEKMDIYIKCYNKLQLPVQNSLARYADWLKDFKQGPTSKERTVYGIYGISESNLSECEKGVKSAVALTPALQPIDGVAVGYIDAAVALGNTINEMDKYYTQENYKDDAFAKGKTLHQTFLKNIEAFEPVAESYHAAIQEINDKRQLAELKNIEQREGKTFNYYSLAVMISAKQINNLISQDKFDAEATMKKVTELETLVAQAKEADKGGMNFSFINSADQYQLEAKKYVRRVRDKVPYSDWDKEQLQDANSSWMVEDSFPRALREYNEMVDDYNRLR, via the coding sequence ATGAAAAGGAATTTATTATCTTCCGCTATTATAGTCGCTATAATGGCTCTCGGTATCACTGGCTGTGATGATAAAAAAGCCGAAACAGAAACTCCCCCGCCCGCCAATAGTCAACCTGCCACACCAGCTCCTGAAGCGAAACCTACAGAAGCCCCCGTTGCAAAAGCAGAAGCTAAACCTGAAACACCTGCGCAACCGGTGGTCGATGAACAAGCGGTTTTTAACGAAAAAATGGATATCTATATCAAGTGCTACAACAAGTTACAGCTCCCTGTGCAGAACAGTCTGGCACGTTACGCTGACTGGCTGAAAGATTTTAAACAGGGGCCTACCAGTAAAGAGAGAACTGTTTATGGCATCTACGGCATCAGTGAATCCAATCTCTCTGAGTGTGAAAAAGGCGTAAAAAGTGCTGTGGCGTTAACGCCTGCGCTGCAACCTATTGATGGCGTGGCGGTGGGTTATATCGATGCTGCCGTGGCGTTGGGTAATACTATTAACGAAATGGATAAATATTACACCCAGGAAAATTATAAAGACGATGCGTTTGCCAAAGGGAAAACGCTGCACCAGACATTCTTAAAAAATATTGAAGCCTTTGAGCCTGTAGCAGAATCTTATCATGCGGCAATTCAGGAAATTAATGATAAGCGCCAGCTTGCGGAACTGAAAAATATTGAACAAAGAGAAGGGAAAACATTCAACTACTACTCTCTGGCGGTCATGATTTCAGCGAAACAAATTAATAACCTGATATCGCAAGATAAGTTTGATGCCGAAGCGACAATGAAGAAAGTGACTGAACTTGAAACGCTGGTGGCGCAGGCCAAAGAAGCGGATAAAGGCGGCATGAATTTCTCGTTCATTAATTCGGCAGATCAATATCAGCTCGAGGCTAAAAAATATGTTCGCCGCGTCAGAGATAAAGTCCCGTACTCTGACTGGGATAAAGAGCAACTTCAGGATGCAAACTCAAGTTGGATGGTCGAAGACTCTTTCCCGAGAGCATTACGCGAGTACAACGAAATGGTTGATGACTATAATCGCCTGCGCTAA
- a CDS encoding ATP-binding protein, translating into MSTLQLPGSSYSTEVNLNGLIEVLSKHLYSTPVVAVRELVQNGHDAIVRRRIEQPDAPKDNLIRVVADVAKSTITISDTGAGLTESEIHGFLATVGVGYTRMLRQQDDDTGLIGMFGLGFLSAFVLAKEVTVLTTSWQTPDQSWKYHSTDGQKYTVTPHQNSAPGTQVILTLKEEYSHLASNNLLNRVLSRYCILLHEPVYVGDTSEPVNKLQPPWREVAPEGVTMHRALVQRKNLAFAAQFESSFEPICTIPVVPAGMSDAVGILWIQDGATYGTSDNRNLSLFLRGMLLDDEARELLPPWAGFIGGVIESSKLTPTASREDLQRDETWVAVQEALKESLISGLSDLAQNQPEIWRRVLMRHNEALLGAALCDDRLFDLLKDRLQVPTSKGALLAKDLRINNSIHILLSRDGGFEEMLFHILQRPVARGDRYAVVPFLRRWALLYHCRIIEVGTQTGNEQLFSLAELPEEQVAYLEEQLCDGEQLIISRFEPAVLPLVVTPDREAELKQILEQDDADKRISTAALMLARQFTSQIQKTKTSSLYINLNNPCVMQLVTALQHQQQPEAALRLLKSLKVILCSSGNKEQQWDLHQALEDFTQVIPVLINQGK; encoded by the coding sequence ATGAGTACATTACAGTTACCAGGCAGTTCATATTCAACAGAAGTTAATTTAAACGGCTTAATTGAGGTGCTCAGCAAGCATCTTTACTCCACACCTGTGGTTGCCGTGCGCGAACTGGTGCAGAACGGGCATGATGCAATTGTGCGTCGCAGGATTGAGCAACCTGATGCACCAAAGGACAATCTGATCCGTGTGGTAGCTGACGTGGCGAAGTCCACCATCACCATTAGCGATACCGGCGCAGGCCTGACGGAAAGTGAAATTCATGGCTTTCTGGCAACGGTTGGTGTGGGTTATACCCGAATGTTGCGCCAGCAGGATGACGATACGGGGCTCATTGGCATGTTCGGCCTCGGCTTTTTGTCGGCCTTTGTGCTGGCAAAAGAGGTCACGGTGTTGACCACATCCTGGCAAACGCCGGATCAGAGCTGGAAATACCACTCTACCGACGGGCAAAAATACACCGTTACCCCGCATCAAAACTCGGCTCCGGGTACGCAGGTCATTCTGACGCTCAAAGAAGAGTACAGCCATCTGGCGAGTAACAATTTGCTGAACCGCGTTCTTTCCCGCTACTGCATATTGCTGCACGAGCCGGTCTATGTGGGCGATACCAGCGAGCCGGTGAATAAACTCCAGCCGCCGTGGCGTGAAGTTGCCCCCGAAGGCGTAACCATGCACCGCGCGTTGGTGCAGCGTAAAAATCTCGCCTTTGCCGCCCAGTTTGAATCCTCCTTCGAACCGATTTGTACCATTCCGGTAGTACCGGCGGGGATGAGCGATGCCGTCGGGATTTTATGGATTCAGGATGGTGCAACTTATGGCACCAGCGATAACCGCAACCTGTCGTTGTTTTTGCGCGGCATGTTACTCGATGACGAAGCGCGTGAGCTGTTACCGCCCTGGGCCGGTTTTATTGGCGGTGTGATTGAATCATCGAAACTGACGCCGACGGCGAGCCGGGAAGATCTTCAGCGAGATGAAACCTGGGTTGCGGTGCAGGAGGCGTTAAAAGAGTCGCTGATCTCTGGTTTGTCCGATCTCGCACAAAACCAGCCAGAAATATGGCGACGGGTATTAATGCGCCATAACGAGGCGTTACTGGGTGCGGCATTGTGTGATGATCGTCTGTTTGATTTGCTGAAAGACCGTTTGCAGGTGCCAACCTCAAAAGGAGCGTTGCTGGCGAAAGATTTACGCATCAATAACAGCATTCATATTCTGTTAAGCCGCGACGGCGGTTTTGAAGAGATGTTGTTCCACATTCTGCAACGACCCGTTGCGCGTGGCGATCGCTATGCCGTGGTGCCATTTTTACGCCGTTGGGCGCTGTTATATCACTGCCGGATTATCGAAGTCGGTACGCAAACGGGTAATGAGCAGTTGTTCAGCCTGGCGGAGTTGCCCGAAGAGCAGGTTGCGTATCTGGAAGAGCAGCTCTGCGATGGTGAGCAATTAATTATTTCCCGCTTCGAACCGGCCGTTTTACCGTTAGTCGTCACGCCAGACCGGGAAGCGGAATTAAAACAAATTCTTGAGCAGGATGATGCCGATAAGCGCATCAGCACCGCGGCGTTAATGCTGGCGCGGCAATTTACCTCGCAAATCCAAAAGACCAAAACATCAAGTCTGTATATCAACCTTAATAATCCCTGCGTCATGCAACTGGTGACGGCATTACAACATCAACAGCAACCAGAGGCGGCATTACGATTATTAAAATCGCTAAAAGTGATTTTGTGTTCCAGCGGTAATAAAGAGCAGCAGTGGGATTTACACCAGGCACTGGAAGATTTTACTCAGGTTATTCCTGTTTTAATTAATCAAGGAAAATAA